In Mangrovibacterium diazotrophicum, the genomic stretch CAGCTCCACACGCGTTGGTCCCCATCCGGAAGGAATTAATCCAGTAGTCGTCCGGGAAGGGATATCGATTACCGCAACAGCATTAAAACCAAGCAAGGCCACGTAAAGTGTTTTCTCGTCTTTCGACATAGTAATTCCGAAGGGAAGTAGCCCGCGCACATGGTCAATCCGATCATCAATTTTAATTGGAATTCGGCCAACCAGCTCCTGTGTTCTGTAATCAATAATTGCCACATTATCGTTCGTAGCATTGGTCACATAGGCATATTCGCGGCCCACAGCAATTGAGTTCGGACTGGCACCGCCAACAACTTCCGCATCCTCTACGGTTTCACCAACCAGGTAGCCGGTTTTAAACTTACTGATCACCGTATCCTGTTCAAGGTCGATCGTGAAAACGCTCATCGCATCCAGGCTATTGGGATCGCCAAGACCAGGAATTTGCTTGCCTTCCACCAAAGTGCCGTTTCGAGATTCCGGCGTATTTTCACCATACGGGTGATGCGAAATCATCAAATCTTTCACATTCTCGGGCGTTGCCCCGGTAATGAGCGGATAAGAATAAACGCCCACATTGGCCACAAATGCCTGCTTTCGATCGGGACTAATGGCAATACCAAAAGGCTGTCGACCAACCCGCACCGAGCCGGTTATTTTTTTCGTATCCAGGTTTAACCGAACCATACGAAAATTCGCCCGATCCAACACCAAAAGCTCGTTTTTATCCGGATCATAAACCAGATCGGAGGTAAAACTATCTTCGAAATCTTCGCCCTTGAATTTTCCATCAAGTGAAATGCTACCCACCTTTTGGAGCTTTTCAAGATCATAAATTACAACATCGCCATTGTCGCCTCCGCTGAGGTACACATAGCGGGAATCGCCACCAAACGACACCCCCAGATATGAGCCTTTCACCAACGGCGAAGGAACACTTCCGTCGTAACTGGGTACTCGCTGAACCATCAACTTTTCGGTATCAACAATTGTGATCACGCCATTGTGAAGCGTCACCGCCTTTTTCCCATCGGGCGAAATAGCCATGCCATACGGATCGTTTGTTATTGGCAAAACCTCGCCAACAGGAGTCACAAAACGCCCCGAAGGCAACACCGTTATTCCATCGTGATCGATCTTGCAATACTGATCACGCCCCGGAACCTGCAATACTTTTACCGTTTGAACTGTCGGCTTACAAGCCCCCATTGCCAAAACAAGAGCTGCCAACAAATAGGATTTCATATTCATGAAAATAAGTTTTTAATAACCCACACTACATATTTCGTCACAACGCAAAATAGTCGTCCTGAATGGGAAATCAATTGCAATATTTTAATCTTTCAATGTCATTCCGATTACTTTTCACCTGAATGCCAGCCGAACCGGGCGGGATGAATTCGTCTTACCAAAATTTAACCTGACCGATCGTCTGCACCAGCATTTCCATATCCGAAGGATAAACTTCGCCGATGTTTCCAATACGGAAAGTGTCGCCCTGCGTCACTTTTCCGGGGTAAATCACGAAGCCTTTTTCCTTCAGGCGATCATATAATTCCTTGAACACATATTTTTCAGATGATGGCGAACGAAAAGAAGTAATGATCGGAGAATGCAATTCATCGGGCAAAAGGGTTTCGAAGCCGATACTCCGCATCCCCGAGACCAACGTCTTTTGATTCGTACAGTATCGCTCAAAGCGTTTCTCTACACCACCTTCCTGCTCCAATTCCAACAAGGCCTGCAAAAAGGCGCGCACCACATGCGTTGGTGATGTAAAGCGCCACTTGCCTCCGCCATTCTCCATCGTATTCCACTGATCGTACAAATCGAGCGACAACGAACGCGCCTGACCTTCGCATTTCGCCAACTCATGTTTGTCGGCGATAATGAATGAAAAACCAGGCACTCCCTGAATACACTTATTTGGCGAACTAATCAGAAAATCAGCACCCCAATCCCTCATATCCAGCGGAATACCACCAAAGCTGCTCATGGCATCGAGGATACAAACGATATTCCGACTCTTCGCTTCAGCCAGTACCTCGCGAACAGGATTCAGAATGCCGGTTGTGGTTTCGCAGTGAACAACTGCAAGATGTGTGATATCCGGGTTTTCGTCCAGCATGCGTTTGAGTTCTCCGATTTCAGGAGGATTAACCTCAGACAAAGCATAAACCAGGTGATTGATTTTCAACGCTTGTGCAATTTGAACCATTCGGGTACCGTACGCACCATTGGCAATCACGAGCAACTTTCCATCAGCGGGTACAGCCGAACCAATCACTGATTCCACTCCGAAACTACCACTCCCCTGCATCAACACAGAAGTATAGTTTTCCGGATTGCGACTTGCTAACTGCACCAAACGGCCGCGGATTTCCTGTACAATATTATGGTTGTAATCGTCGTCCCAGGTACACCAGTCGCGCAACATAACCGCCTTTACCGTTTTGCTGGTCGACAAAGGACCAGGCGTTAACAACAAGTAAGGATTATCAGGCAATGAATTTAGTTCCATCGTTTTATTCGTTTATTTATTTGTTCTGTTGATTAAAAACTCCGGAGCGGTCGCCAAATCTTTTTCCTGCTCTGCCCCGATGGCATCCTTTTGGAAACGTCGATATTTGACGTTAAAATACACCATCGACAACGCCATCAATACCAGTCCCACGAGCGAAAACCAAAACCCGGAGAGACTAAAGAATTTCACCCAGCTAATATTTGGCGTATAAAAGTTTTTGTAGAGCACAACTCCCAAGCTCCCGAGGTAACCGAAGGCATCGGACACATAGATCAAAAATCCAATATTACTGATGTACCGAAAGGATGAGATTAACCGCTCGTACAAAAAGGCATTAAACGGAACATAGCCCAAATAGAGCCCAATTCCCATCAATATCATCCACAGTTTCCCTTGGATCAATTGCCTTTCGAATAGCAAAGTAGAGGCAATGACAACCAGAAAACCGATAAAAATGATAGCCAGAATGATATTGAAAGCTTTGAAATTTGATCGCACAAAAGTTACCAAAGCCAGTGAAAGCAAAGTAAACACAGCAACCGGCAATTCGGCCACAGTGAAAATGGATGCATCGTTTCCATACCCGAGCGAATCCCATATTTCTGCAGAAAAATTGTCGCGCAATTCCCTGAAGATGGTCAGAAACACATAGGTTAAAACCAGCAATAAAATACCGATCGAAAATTTGGCCAAAAATGCTCTGCGCTCAGCCTTGTTCATTGGCGCTCGTTTGGTTCGTAGCCGTTCGTCTTCAGCTGTTGGCGGAGGAACCGCATCGAGGAAGAAAACCGAAACAACCAAGGGGATGGCAAAAATCAAACCGGTAATAAAGGGCATCGCAAATTCGCTTACCCCAAAATGAAGCATTACCAGACCACCAACTGTTTTGACAACTCCGGATGCAACAATAAAACTGACACACAACCCTGCTCCCAGCAACTCGGTTAACCGGCGTCCTTCGAGGTAGCTAAAAACAGCTCCCCAAATCATCCCCAAGGGCAAACCGTTGAAAAACATGAAAATAAAATTGTATGGTTGCGGCACCACCCAAAACAGCAACAATGCGACCTCTGCAGCACCAACAAGCGCCAAAATATAGTAGGTACGCGCATTGTTGGTCATTTCCGAGATATATTTGATGCCCAGAAACTTACTTAATGTGTACCCAATTACCTGTGAGGTGATGAGCCATATCTTGTAGTCGACTCCCCACAGACTCAAATCTTCGAAGGTGCCAACCGTAAAAGGCTTTCGAAAAGCATACATACACGAGTAAACAAAGAACGCCGTAAACGACGCATACAACGCAAAAACCCAAGAGGGTTGTCGCGACAACCAACTGCTAATTTTCAGTTTAATTCCTTCCATACACTATTTATTCACTTTTATAATTGCATTTTCCAGGATGCCGAGCGCTTGCTCCAGTTCTTCCTGCGAGATTGTGATTGGCGGGCAAAGGTTGATCACACTTCCCTGCGATACTTTAAAACTCAAACCGTTTTTCAGGCAATCGTACATCACTTTCTCGCCTTCGGCAAATGCCCGCTCCTTGGTTTCGCGATCCGTTACCAAATCAACGCCCCACAACAATCCAATACCGCGAACATCTCCTATTATTTCATAACGCTCTTTCATTTCCAACAAGCGCTTTTGCATCAAAGCCCCCAATTCATTCGCGCGGGCCACAATACTTTCTTTCTCTATAAAATTCAAAACAGCCAATCCGGCAGCACTTCCGAGCGGTGATTTCTCGTGCGTAAAATGGCCCACCGAATGTTCGGCAGCCCCATTGAAACGATCGTTGGTCAGCACCGCGGCCATTGGGAAAACACCTCCACCCAAAGCCTTACCGATTGTGACAATATCGGGTGTGATTCCATAGTGCTCAAAAGCAAAGAACTTCCCGGTTCTACCCATCGCAATCGGGATTTCATCTAGTATCAATACAACTCCATATTCATCGCAAAGAGCCCTAATTTTCTGCCAAAAGTTTTTCGAAGGAATCTGTACATCTGTATTCCGAACGGTTTCGGCAATCAACGCACCGACATCTCCTTCGTTCTCAAACACCTGCCGAATCAACTCTACATAAACATTCTGATCCGGATCGTCTTTCCAGGGCTGACGATAAAACTCGGGCTGCGGAACATGCTGCACACCCGTCATCAACGGCCCGATTCCTTTCCGAAATGGCGCTTCACCGCCAACCGAAATCGTGTCGAGACCTCCCCCGTGAAAAGCACCCCACATGGAAACAACCTTGAATTTTCCGGTTGCAATCCGAGCCAGTTTCAATGCCATCGAGTTTGCTTCAGATCCTCCCGGAGCAAACAAAACCCGGTTCAAACCAGGCGCCAACGAAGTTAACCTTTCCGCCAATTCAATGGCTACCCGATTGGTATATCGGCGAGGCGAAAAAGGAAGCTTATGCATCATTTTCGACACAGCTTCAACCACTTCCCGATTACCATGCCCCAGCTGGTGCAAATTATTACCGTGAAAGTCCAGTATTTTTTTCCCCGAAGTGGTAATCAGGTAAGAGCCCTCAACCCGGTCCAGCACATCCAGACAAGGTGTCGACAAAGCCTGGTGAATAAATGCACCGGCATCCTGATGTAACAAATCAACGGTCTCATCCGCCAATTCCGTCATCCACACTTTCCGACCTTCGGTGAGGTTGATGTCCCCTTCAACCCGGAGTATTTTATCTTCCATGTTTACTATTATTAAACTTTACCATTAAACTGAAGCCTAAAATAACACCTCATGAGTTAAATCGAGGTTTAACATCTATTAATTAATTATTAAACACTTAACTACTTTTTCAAAGAACCTGTTTTTTCCTTAAATTTGTGATGTCAACTAAAACAAGAAATTTACTATTTGTAAACATCATGAATAACGAAGATGTGCACTACGTCGGAAAACGGATCAAGGAGATCAGGCTTCAAAAAGAAATGAAACTGGTTGATCTTGCCATAAAATCCGGCATAAGTAAAGGTTTATTATCTCGCATTGAAAACGGGCGAACGATTCCTTCGCTTCCGGTTTTGTTCAACATTATAACAACGCTAAACGAGAACCCCAGCAGCTTTTTCGAAACGATGGGCCAGGGTTCAAATTCGCCGTTTTACATGTTATTAAAAAAAGAGGAATATTCAGCGATTGAGAAGGAAGATTCGGTCGGATTTAATTATTTCTCAATTTTCAGCCGGTCTTTCAGCGATTTCACATTCAACGCGGTTTTGCTACTGCTTGAACCGGACGCCAAACGGGAAATGGTAACAACCGACGGAATGGAATTCATTTACCTGGCCAGCGGAAATATCGAATACAAACTGGGTGACGAAACGATTTCGATGGAAGAAGGAGATTCGCTGTTTTTTGACGGACGCGTCCCTCACCTGAAAATCAACAATTCGGAACAAACAGCCAGAATACTTGTGATATACCTATTATTCAATAAATAGAAAAAATTGGAAATGAAAAATTTTGAAATGGTCGTTTTTGACATGGCCGGGACTACCGTGGTCGACAAAAACGAGGTAGAGTCCTGTTTTCTCGAAGCCGTCAACCAAACCGGATTACAGGCAACAAACGATGAGATCAATTCGATGATGGGATGGTCAAAATTGACCGTGTTTCAAACGCTATGGAACAGACAATTAACAGGTGCTTCAGAAAAAGAAATTGCCAGGCGGGTGGACGACTCCTACGCTATTTTTCGGGAAACACTGGAAGCGCACTACCTGAAATCCGAAATTCTTCCAACACCGGGGAGTCTGGAAATTTTTGATTACCTGAGAAAAAAAGACGTCAAAATAGCACTGACCACAGGGTTCTACCGCAAAGTGACCGACATTATACTAAGCAAATTGGGGTGGAACGAGGGGCTGGATAAAAATTACACCGGCACTGGACTGATCAATGCCTCAATCAGCAGCGACCAGGTAAAGGCAGGACGCCCGTCGCCGTTTATGATTTTCAGAGCCATGGAACTTTGCGACGTGAACGATGTTCGTCAGATCATCAAGATTGGCGACACACCATCGGATCTGGGAGAAGGCAAGAATGCCGGCTGCCAATTATCACTTGGAGTTACCAACGGCACACACACCCGCGAACAATTAAGCCAATACGAAAACGACGGGCTTTTCGATAGCATCGCTCACTTCCACGATTTTCTAATAAAACAAGATTAAGCGAAATACAAAAAGGGGCCTGAAATTCAGGCCCCTTTTACATCTCACAACTTTACTTACTTCTCGAAATAACCTTACTAAAAGTTCTTTCTTCCTATTTTACACTCAAAAACTCAGGCGATAAAATTTGTTTGGGTATTCCCGGACCACGGAAACCTGTCGCCAAAAAACCACCTCCTCCGCCGTTAAAATATTCAACCCGAATTTTGTGCTTACCCACTTCGAGCTGAACACTTCCCGACTCTTCTTTTGTACCGTGATCGCCATCGTTGTTCACCAATTCTTTTCCATCCAGAAACAGCTTACTACCATCATCGGAAGCAGTGAAGAATTCGTATTTCCCTGGTTTTTCAATCGTAATATAGCCCTCAAATTCCACAGCCACATTCTCCCCCAGCTTATCCGCAATTTGATCTGTACTAATCTCATAAGCCTTTCCCGATGCTACTTTTTTCAGAAACGAAAAGGCAGGAATTTTACCGAGATTTTCACCTTGATAGATTTTATAGTTCACACCGGTATTTTCGTCAACCTTCTCAACAACCCGGTAAAAGGCTTCCGAGTAGGTTGAATGACGACCATCGTTACCGAAATAGGCAGCGCGAACAGTACCTGAGTTAGCCAATTCGAACGGTTCTGAGTAAACCGTCGAATTTTTTGTGGGAATTGATCCATCAGTTGTATAGCGAATCTTACCGTCTTTGCCTTCCGTCAGGATCGTCACCAACGCCTTTTCGCCAACATAAAATCCTCCCGACTTTCCATCGGCATCCTGAGGCAAAATCACCGGTGTGTTTCTGTAGGCCGATAAAAAATCCCCAACCAACGTGGCAGGATCCGGCTCGGGCGCATCTTTGAACGCACAAACTACCGGGCGACCAATCCATGCTTGCGGGCGTGGCACATCAAACACATAAGCAACTGTTGCGGCCAAATCCATCAGGTTAACCTCAACAGGCAGTTCATAACCGCTTTTTGTATGATTGCCGAACAAAAAGAAGGGAACTTCATTTCCTTGAACCGTCATATCGCCATGTCCGTGGCCAACACCGCCATGGTCGGCCGTGATGATAAAAAGGGTTTCGTCATAAGTTCCAGCCTCTTTTGTTGCATTTACAACAACCGCTGCCAGCGAGTCGGCCAATTCAACCGCTTTCAAATACGCCGGAGTCATATGACCATCGGCATGCCCGGCATGGTCTACATGATCGAAATGAATAAACAGAAAATCCGGTTTATCCTCTTTAATCACCTTCGACGCAGTTTCTGCCGTTTTCAGCGCTCCTTCGGGATGAATATCCACATCCACAAACGAATTATCGTACAGGCGCCCAAAATCACCCCAATCATAAACTGACGCAGTTTTCAGGCTGGGTTTGTTCTTCTTCAAAACATAGAAAATATCCGGGTAACGTCCGTTTTCTGTTGTCAATACCGGAGGCAACTGGTAGTCGTCGACCTGCCAGGCATTCGAAGTTACGCCCGTTTGCGCGGCATCCGAGCCGGTTAACATGGCTGCCCAATTCGGACTACTCACAGTCGGCAAAATATTCCGGCAGTGGAAGCTGTAAGCGCCATTGGCATTATACTCGTCAAAATTCGGCGTACTGGCTTTCATTACTCCACCAACCGACATGCCGTCGAAGCCAATCACAACCACTCTTTTTATACCTTTCGGTTTGTACTCACAATTACACGAAACAACCAGTGAGCCCATAACCCCAACCAGGGCTAAAAAATAAATAAAACGTTTCATCAAAATCTGGTTTTAAATTCGGTGGTCGGCTATCAAGCAATTGATAGCCGACCATCTTTTTTAGTTATTGAACAAATCTGAAATTTCCGTAGCGCTCAGGGCTTTGTTGTAGAACCTCAGCTCGTCAACCATACCTTCAAGGTTTTTGCGGGTATCGCTTCCTGAGTTGTAGTGTCCGGTACCGTCTTCCCAAATCGTGAACGGATAATCATTTGTGTTATCCCAGATTGGGCCTGTTAACGTATTCAGGTCGAAGCTGGCCGTATTCTCCGGCTGCGTGTATTCAACTGCATCGATATAAACATGCAACAGTTTGTTGGTTTGATCGAACACCACCGAAACCATGTGCCACTCGTTATCCGAAAGCGCAGGAGCCTGAGGCGTTGTTTTTCCGGCCTTCCAGTCCATCCGGTTTCCGTCAGCTTTTGGATCACCCGCAATGTTTACTTGCCAACCGGTTCCGCTGCCACCGGGCACATAAGAGTCGGCGCCATTGGTACACAGCAAAACTCCAGGGTTGCCGCCGCTATCCCAGTCTTTATTGGAGAAGATGGCCGGGTCGGACCCAATTCCTTCCAATTTGAGCCAGATATTGAAGCTGAAATCCTGAGACAAGGCAGGTCTCAACAAATCATGTTTCGGCAGCACAGCGTAGGAGCCGGCGTTAAACATAGCCACCTGACCACGCGTTGCATCAGTTACAAATGTTACTTCAGCTGTGGCATCCTCGCCCAAAACGGCGTCGAAGTGGTTACCGCTGGCATCAGCCAAGTCTGCGTCCATTGGCAGGTAAACAACCAGGTCGCTACCGCTGCCTGAAGTCGTTGTGAAATTCCAGGATGTATCGTTTGTAAATCCTTTAAACGGCTTACTGTCGGCATCCACAAATGAACCGGCATCGATTGTTACATAATAGGCTGTTGCAAACTCAAAAGGCTCACTCAAGCTAATCGTTACAGTTTCATTGTCAACAACTATCGACGAACTAGCTACCGAAAATTCTTCAACAACAGTACCACCGGCGCTGTAAATCGTGATATTTCCCTCGCCCTTTGCTACTTTTGCACTAAAGGTAACTGCCAGTTCGAACAACGACGCATCTTCACTGTCGTCCTCCGGAGACAAAGAAGCAACGGTTGGACCGCTCTCGCCGGCAGTCACAAAAGTCCAGCTTTGACCAGCACCCAAACCTAAAAATTCGTTGCCAACCAAGTCGGTAACAAAGCCGCGCTCAAGTGTTACCACATAGGTTTCATTCGCTGATAAATCTTCCGGATCAATCGTTAAAACCCGACCGTCATCACCAATTTGAACGGCGCTGGAAGTCACAGCGATCGTCTGCGTATCAACCTCACAGGCAATCACAATATCACCTTCTCCTTTCTGGATGTACTCGTCAAAAGTGAGCACCAAGTTGCTTTTCACGGCAACATCTTCGACGCCGGAAACCGGGTTGAAACTTACAACCGTTGGATTCGAGGCGTCGACGGTATGATCGTAATCCTCCTGACACGACACCAGGCTGTAGGAAGTTAAGCCAACAAGGGCAACTCCCCCAAGCCAATATTTCAAGTTCGATTTTTTCATAATCATCTTATTTATCGGGCATATTTGGTTAAATTGTTTTTATAAGCGGGTAAGCGTTACACGAAAGTCTCCCTGTCCGGTTTCACCGGTTTCGGTGTTCTCCCACCCCATGTAAAATGAAATTGTCATTGTAGTTCCGGTTACAACAACCGCGATTTCGTCAACCGGCGAAACGTCCGTTAAGCTGACTGTTGCACTGCTTTCGGTACCTGAAACTGACCAGGTACTTGCAGACGAACTGAAAACAATCGGACAATCCTTTGCTACGAACCGGGCCGGATAACCGTCGTTGTCAGTGGTAAAAACCAAGCGCATATCGCCGAAAATTTCGGTTGGAAGATCATCCGGAGTTTCAATACCCGAGGGGTCACCCCAAGTCCCGTCAATGCGACCTGCCACAAGCTGAACATCATCCAGTTCAGTCGTTGAAATCGGATTTTCCTTACAAGAACTCAATACCATCAGCGTTGCGAAAAGTATTGGAATGATAATTCTAAACTTCAATATTGTTCTCATCGGTCCTCTTTTTAGTTTACTTTAAACAGACGGTATGGCACATTCGATTTCAGCGCATTTCCTTCCAATCCCCAGCTGCTGTCGATGCTTAAACCGAGCAAGCTGAGCACGTTTACCGAAACATCAGTCAACTTCACTGGGTAGTATGGGTGACGCTCGGTAGCAGAGCCAACCAATTCGCCGTCATGTCCGTTTCCGCTGTAATCTGTTATTGTCGTCCCGCGCACTTCATCCAGCTTCAGGTAAAGATCCAACGACGCAAGATTCGGATGATCCGAACTCTCAATGTTTCGCAGATACATGTATTCCTGAATCGTTTCCTGCGAGAGAACATCCGTCCAAATACGAACTTCGTTGAACGATCCCGACCAGTTTGGACTGCCACCACCGTAGGTTTCTGTACCATCCTGCGCTAGACAGATGTAATTATAGGGTGAAGTCATATCATCGGTGGCCTTGTAGGTCAATTTGGAGCTTGTCATTAACTCGCCGTCCTGGTAAACATTACACTCATTTGTTTTATCAAAACTGACAGCCAAATGGTGCCATGTTTCATCTTCAATCGACTTTCCGGAGCCGATATCGTAGCGTTCGCGTTTGGTGTTGGCAATGTTGATTTTCCAGGAAGTACCACTGCGGCAAATTGTGAAGCCCGGATTACCACCCGAGTCCCAATCCTTATCACCAATAATGGAAGGGTCGCTCGAGTTATCGGTGTTGGCCTTAATCCACAATTCAATAGTGAATTTATCCATTCCCTGCAGCGCGGTGCCGTCAATCGGAACCCGAACGTAAGTATAGCTCGTCCCTTTGTTGAGTTTCAAAATATTATCGGCGTTCGCAATGGCATCCATGCTAGCGGCGTCCAATTTTTTATTATCCAAATCACTCCCCGACAAAATAATCGGGACGTTCATTTCTTCCAGACTATTATTGGTTGCAACGCCGGATTCAGTTCCTCCGTGAGTCGACACCAGGAAAATTGCCCAGCTCTCATCGGCATAGCTGTCGCGACTCTCAATTGCGGCCTGCAATTGCTGTATATAGTCGTCGATTTGCTGCACTGCCAGCACATACTGGGCTTTTCGCAATTGATAACCTACTTCCGCACCAGCATCCTGAGGGCCGCTAAACTGAACGAATTCAACATCCAAATCCGATTGCCCAAGCAACTCCAATGATTTCTGCAGCACCTCATCGTCCGACGCGTAATTAAACTTATAATCGGCGTCGGCATTCAACTCTGTATTGATATCAGCATCACGAACAACCGAAGCAATCACAGTTGCTGAACTCAGCGATTTGATACGACTAACAACCGATGGGTAAGTATCGAACTGGTTTCCGGTGAAGGAATCAGCACTGGTTACTCCATGTTTATCGGACTGTACACCGGTAAGCATTGTTGCCCATCCACTGGTTGAATAGGCAGGAAGGCCACCATAACCCGCCATGTTATAACTGGCGTTGTCAATCAGTTTATCAATTCCCGGCGTCGAAGCATAGTCGATGGCCGTGTTAATAATCCCGTCAACGCCAACAACCAATATCTTCGTGTCGGCAGCGGTAACAACCGAAGCCTGATGCGTTAAAATTGCAAACGACATCAGTGCATATAAGTATTTCAATAAATTCTTCATGTTCACTTGTATAAGCGGATTACATAACTACCCGGACGGCCCAGGACAAACGTGAAGCTCTCGCTCTCGTAATCGTAACTCTCCGTACCATCGGTTGTATTTTCAACCGCCCAGGTACAGTAGGTTTCCGACTCTTCCACCGGGAAATCAACACTCCAGATCTCCCCTTCTTCTGTATCATTCACAAAAGTTCCGGCAAAGCCCGATGCCCGGTTCTTCGTGAAGTCAATCCGTTCGCCCGGAAGAGCAACACCATCCAGGTAGCCCACAAACAACACCTCGTTGGGGGAATCGGCCACGCGCTCTATTTCCGGTTCCTGCGCCATGCCCGACGACCAGGATACCAGT encodes the following:
- a CDS encoding LamG-like jellyroll fold domain-containing protein — its product is MKNLLKYLYALMSFAILTHQASVVTAADTKILVVGVDGIINTAIDYASTPGIDKLIDNASYNMAGYGGLPAYSTSGWATMLTGVQSDKHGVTSADSFTGNQFDTYPSVVSRIKSLSSATVIASVVRDADINTELNADADYKFNYASDDEVLQKSLELLGQSDLDVEFVQFSGPQDAGAEVGYQLRKAQYVLAVQQIDDYIQQLQAAIESRDSYADESWAIFLVSTHGGTESGVATNNSLEEMNVPIILSGSDLDNKKLDAASMDAIANADNILKLNKGTSYTYVRVPIDGTALQGMDKFTIELWIKANTDNSSDPSIIGDKDWDSGGNPGFTICRSGTSWKINIANTKRERYDIGSGKSIEDETWHHLAVSFDKTNECNVYQDGELMTSSKLTYKATDDMTSPYNYICLAQDGTETYGGGSPNWSGSFNEVRIWTDVLSQETIQEYMYLRNIESSDHPNLASLDLYLKLDEVRGTTITDYSGNGHDGELVGSATERHPYYPVKLTDVSVNVLSLLGLSIDSSWGLEGNALKSNVPYRLFKVN